One genomic region from Skermania piniformis encodes:
- a CDS encoding thioredoxin domain-containing protein — protein sequence MTNRLAGALSPYLRQHADNPVHWQPWDDAAFAEARRRDVPVLLSVGYAACHWCHVMAHESFADPATAAAMNAHFVCIKVDREERPDVDAVYMDATVAMTGQGGWPMTCFLTPTGAPFYAGTYYPRIARAGMPAFGQVLSAIAETWQTRRDEVDRAAAAAVGSLRSRSTALPAQAPLLGPDLLNHAVATTLADEDREHGGFGGAPKFPPSALMEGLLRTYERTRDPAALAAVTRVATGMARGGIYDQLGGGFARYSVDDRWVVPHFEKMLYDNALLLRAYAHLARRTDDRLARRVAGEVARFLLDDLSTGTGGFASALDADTDGVEGATYLWTPASLAAELGSTEGTWAAQLFGVTDSGTFEAGASVLQLPVDPLDEARYRRVRAALRTARDRRPQPARDDKVIAEWNGLAITALAEAGAALDEPEWVAAAVAGARYLLDVHLVDGRLRRASIDGAVGSAPGVLADYASMVVGLAGLHQATGELEWLDAAQDLLDVATTCFAAADEPGAWFDSADDADILIVRPRNPIDGATPAGVSLLVEALQTVAGLSGPERAVRYTELAAETWARAAVVLARAPRSAGHWLAVSEAAVRPWQVAVSGADPELLAVARRLAPGGALIVGAEPNAVPLLVDRPRQADRSAAYVCRGTVCDRPVTTPEELAALFR from the coding sequence ATGACCAACCGCCTGGCCGGCGCGCTCAGCCCTTATCTCCGTCAGCACGCAGACAACCCGGTGCACTGGCAGCCGTGGGACGATGCCGCGTTCGCCGAGGCGCGACGGCGGGATGTGCCGGTGCTGCTGTCGGTCGGGTATGCGGCCTGCCACTGGTGCCATGTGATGGCGCACGAGTCGTTTGCCGATCCGGCGACCGCGGCAGCGATGAACGCCCACTTCGTCTGCATCAAGGTGGATCGGGAAGAACGACCCGACGTCGACGCGGTGTACATGGACGCGACCGTCGCGATGACCGGGCAGGGCGGTTGGCCCATGACCTGCTTTCTGACCCCGACCGGGGCGCCGTTCTACGCCGGGACCTATTACCCGCGGATCGCCCGGGCCGGGATGCCGGCATTCGGGCAGGTGTTGAGCGCGATCGCCGAGACCTGGCAGACCCGCCGTGACGAGGTCGATCGGGCTGCCGCGGCGGCCGTGGGCAGCCTGCGTTCCCGGTCCACGGCATTGCCGGCGCAGGCCCCACTGCTCGGTCCGGATCTGCTGAATCACGCCGTGGCCACGACGTTGGCCGACGAAGACCGCGAACACGGCGGGTTCGGTGGTGCGCCGAAGTTTCCGCCGTCGGCCTTGATGGAGGGTTTGCTGCGCACGTACGAGCGGACCCGTGACCCGGCGGCGCTGGCAGCCGTCACCCGGGTCGCGACCGGTATGGCGCGGGGCGGAATATACGACCAGCTGGGTGGCGGCTTCGCCAGGTACTCGGTGGACGACCGATGGGTGGTTCCGCATTTCGAGAAGATGCTTTACGACAATGCGCTGCTGTTGCGTGCGTACGCGCACCTGGCCCGACGTACCGACGATCGGCTGGCCCGCCGGGTCGCGGGTGAGGTCGCCCGGTTCCTCCTGGACGACTTGAGCACCGGGACCGGTGGATTCGCCTCGGCGTTGGATGCCGACACCGATGGGGTAGAGGGCGCGACCTACCTGTGGACTCCGGCGTCGTTGGCTGCCGAACTCGGCTCGACGGAGGGAACGTGGGCCGCGCAGTTGTTCGGCGTGACCGACTCCGGCACGTTCGAGGCCGGAGCGTCGGTGTTGCAGCTGCCGGTCGATCCGCTCGACGAGGCGCGGTATCGACGGGTGCGTGCCGCCTTGCGAACCGCACGTGACCGCCGCCCGCAGCCCGCCCGCGACGACAAGGTGATCGCGGAGTGGAACGGTCTGGCGATCACGGCGTTGGCCGAGGCGGGTGCCGCCCTCGACGAGCCGGAGTGGGTCGCCGCTGCCGTCGCGGGTGCGCGCTACCTGCTCGACGTCCACCTGGTCGACGGGCGGTTGCGGCGGGCGTCGATCGACGGCGCAGTCGGTTCGGCGCCGGGAGTGTTGGCGGACTACGCGAGCATGGTGGTCGGCCTGGCCGGGTTGCATCAGGCCACCGGGGAGCTGGAATGGCTCGACGCTGCACAGGATTTGTTGGATGTCGCGACGACGTGTTTTGCCGCTGCGGACGAGCCGGGCGCATGGTTCGACAGTGCCGACGACGCCGACATCCTCATCGTCCGCCCGCGCAACCCGATCGACGGCGCGACTCCGGCGGGTGTTTCGTTACTGGTCGAGGCGTTGCAGACGGTGGCCGGGTTGTCCGGGCCCGAGCGGGCAGTCCGATACACCGAGTTGGCGGCCGAAACCTGGGCCCGGGCAGCGGTGGTGTTGGCTCGGGCGCCCCGGTCGGCGGGTCATTGGCTGGCGGTGAGCGAGGCCGCGGTCCGACCGTGGCAGGTGGCGGTCAGCGGTGCCGACCCGGAGCTGTTGGCGGTGGCGCGGCGGCTGGCGCCGGGTGGTGCGCTGATCGTCGGCGCTGAGCCGAACGCGGTACCGCTGCTCGTCGACCGACCCCGGCAAGCGGATCGGTCGGCCGCGTACGTGTGCCGAGGCACAGTATGCGACCGACCGGTTACCACCCCGGAGGAGCTGGCGGCTCTGTTCCGCTGA
- the mca gene encoding mycothiol conjugate amidase Mca, translating to MAVHAHPDDESSKGAATTARYADEGVDVLVVTLTGGERGDVLNPAMDTPGVAERMPEIRRQEMAAAARILGVRHTWLGFVDSGLPQGDPLPPLPDGSFATVPPAEATEALVRVVREFRPHVMTTYDENGGYPHPDHIRCHEVSVAAFELAGDHVRFRSAGDPWTPLKLYYNHAFSRRRLDRFKAEFVARGEPFPLAEWLDRIARRPDDMDRVTTWVECAKYFPVRDDALRAHATQIDPNGNFFAIPMELQQQVWPTEEFELARSRVATDIPEDDLFAGIDPARYL from the coding sequence ATGGCGGTGCACGCGCACCCGGATGACGAGTCCAGCAAGGGAGCGGCAACTACCGCCCGCTATGCGGACGAGGGCGTCGACGTGCTCGTCGTGACCCTGACCGGAGGCGAGCGGGGCGATGTGCTCAACCCCGCGATGGACACGCCGGGTGTCGCAGAGCGAATGCCGGAGATTCGGCGGCAGGAGATGGCTGCGGCTGCACGCATCCTCGGCGTTCGGCACACCTGGCTGGGTTTCGTCGATTCAGGTCTGCCGCAAGGTGATCCGCTGCCCCCGCTGCCCGATGGTTCATTTGCCACGGTGCCGCCGGCCGAGGCGACGGAGGCGTTGGTTCGGGTGGTGCGAGAGTTCCGACCGCATGTGATGACCACGTACGACGAGAACGGCGGGTACCCGCATCCGGATCACATTCGTTGTCACGAGGTGTCGGTGGCAGCGTTCGAGCTGGCCGGCGATCACGTTCGCTTCCGGTCCGCCGGCGACCCGTGGACCCCGTTGAAGCTCTACTACAACCACGCCTTCAGCCGGCGGCGACTGGATCGATTCAAGGCGGAGTTTGTCGCTCGGGGTGAGCCGTTCCCGTTGGCGGAATGGCTGGACCGGATCGCTCGGCGCCCGGACGACATGGACCGGGTGACCACCTGGGTGGAGTGCGCCAAGTACTTCCCGGTTCGCGACGACGCGTTACGCGCGCACGCGACCCAGATCGATCCGAACGGCAACTTTTTCGCGATTCCCATGGAGTTGCAGCAGCAGGTGTGGCCCACCGAAGAGTTCGAGCTGGCTCGCAGCCGAGTGGCGACCGACATCCCGGAGGACGACCTGTTCGCCGGAATCGACCCGGCGCGATACCTGTGA
- the greA gene encoding transcription elongation factor GreA codes for MTETQVTWLTPESHDRLKSELDQLIANRPVIAAEINERREEGDLKENGGYHAAREEQGQQEARIRQLQELLNNAKVGEAPTQSGVALPGSVVKVYYDGDESDNETFLIATREEGLRGDSTLEIYSPNSPLGGALIDAKVGETREYTLPNGSTMKVTLVSAEPYHS; via the coding sequence ATGACCGAGACCCAGGTGACCTGGCTGACGCCGGAATCGCACGACCGGCTCAAGAGCGAACTCGACCAGCTCATAGCCAATCGTCCGGTCATCGCCGCCGAGATCAACGAGCGCCGAGAAGAAGGCGACCTGAAGGAAAACGGCGGCTATCACGCGGCGCGCGAGGAGCAGGGCCAGCAAGAGGCCCGGATCCGCCAACTACAAGAGCTGTTGAACAATGCCAAGGTCGGCGAAGCCCCGACCCAGTCCGGAGTAGCCCTCCCCGGTTCGGTGGTCAAGGTCTATTACGACGGCGACGAGTCCGACAACGAGACCTTCCTCATAGCGACTCGGGAGGAAGGTTTGCGCGGGGACTCCACGCTGGAGATCTATTCGCCGAACTCGCCACTGGGTGGCGCGCTGATCGATGCCAAGGTCGGCGAGACTCGGGAGTACACATTGCCTAACGGCAGCACGATGAAGGTCACTCTGGTCAGCGCCGAGCCGTACCACAGCTGA
- a CDS encoding CsbD family protein, translating into MSISDDAKNKAEDLKGRAKEAAGSVTGNEDLKSEGRLQQAEADVKQKVSDAAEKVKDGVEAVKDKLTGK; encoded by the coding sequence GTGTCAATTTCTGACGACGCGAAAAATAAGGCCGAGGATCTGAAGGGGCGCGCCAAGGAGGCGGCCGGATCCGTCACCGGTAACGAGGATCTGAAGTCCGAAGGCCGGCTGCAGCAAGCCGAGGCCGACGTGAAGCAGAAGGTGTCCGACGCCGCCGAAAAGGTCAAGGATGGCGTCGAAGCTGTGAAGGACAAGCTGACCGGCAAGTAG
- a CDS encoding cystathionine gamma-synthase — protein MSQQLRKPGFATVAVHAGSEPDARTGAVNPPIYASSTYAQDGVGELRSGYEYSRTGNPTRAALEANLAALESGSYARAFASGMAATDCALRAMLRPGDHLIIPNDAYGGTYRLIDKVLAPWGVEYTVVPMHDLAAVRDAVRPSTRLLWVETPTNPLLNIADIAAVAEIARAASATLLVDNTFASPYLQAPLEFGADVVLHSTTKYLGGHSDVVGGALITRAEALDEAFGFLQNGAGAIPGPFDSYLTLRGIKTLPLRMERHSDNAEALVDFLDRHPKIEQVIYPGLVEHPGHEVAAKQMRRFGGMVSVLVSGGVEAAREFCARTEIFTLAESLGGVESLIELPAAMTHASTSGSELEVPDNLVRLSVGIEDAADLIDDLAQALG, from the coding sequence ATGAGCCAGCAGTTGCGAAAGCCCGGATTCGCCACCGTCGCGGTGCACGCCGGATCGGAGCCGGATGCGCGGACCGGTGCGGTCAACCCGCCGATCTATGCCAGCTCCACCTATGCCCAGGACGGGGTCGGCGAGCTACGCTCCGGTTACGAATACTCCCGCACCGGTAACCCCACCCGAGCGGCCCTGGAGGCGAACCTCGCGGCCCTGGAGTCCGGCAGTTACGCGCGCGCATTCGCGTCCGGCATGGCGGCGACCGACTGCGCGTTGCGGGCCATGCTGCGTCCCGGCGATCACCTGATTATCCCGAACGACGCCTACGGTGGAACGTATCGGCTGATCGACAAGGTGCTCGCCCCGTGGGGAGTCGAATACACGGTGGTGCCGATGCACGACCTCGCCGCCGTTCGCGACGCGGTGCGGCCGTCCACCCGACTGCTCTGGGTGGAAACCCCGACCAATCCGTTGCTGAACATCGCCGACATCGCCGCGGTCGCCGAGATCGCCCGGGCCGCGTCGGCGACGTTGCTGGTGGACAACACGTTCGCATCGCCGTATCTGCAGGCGCCGTTGGAGTTCGGGGCCGACGTCGTGCTGCATTCGACCACCAAGTATCTCGGTGGGCACTCCGATGTCGTCGGCGGTGCGCTGATCACCCGGGCGGAAGCGTTGGACGAGGCGTTCGGCTTTCTGCAGAATGGCGCCGGCGCGATTCCCGGACCCTTCGACAGTTACCTCACCTTGCGCGGAATCAAGACGTTGCCGCTGCGGATGGAGCGACACAGCGACAACGCCGAAGCGTTGGTGGACTTTCTGGACCGGCACCCGAAGATCGAGCAGGTGATCTATCCAGGCCTGGTCGAGCACCCCGGGCACGAGGTCGCGGCCAAGCAGATGCGCCGATTCGGCGGGATGGTGTCGGTGCTGGTCAGCGGAGGTGTCGAGGCGGCGCGCGAGTTCTGCGCCCGGACCGAAATCTTCACCTTGGCCGAGTCGTTGGGCGGGGTGGAATCGCTGATCGAGTTGCCGGCCGCGATGACCCACGCGTCGACCAGCGGGTCCGAGTTGGAGGTACCGGACAACCTGGTGCGCCTCTCGGTCGGCATCGAAGATGCCGCGGATCTGATCGACGATCTGGCTCAGGCGTTGGGCTGA
- a CDS encoding acyl-CoA dehydrogenase family protein has translation MSTVDELFAIDTLLQPEEQQVRDAVRGFATRRLRPHLAEWFESGTFPARELAPEMAALGLFGMHLDGYGCAGLSATAYGLACQELEAADSGARSMVSVQGSLAMTAIHRYGTDEQKREWLPRMAAGDVLGCFALTEPDYGSNPAGMRTRAVRDGNDWVLSGSKMWITNGTVADIAVVWARTEEGIAGFLLPTDTPGFAAREMRHKLSLRASLTAELDLDEVRLPGDARLPDARGLAGPLGCLSEARFGIVFGALGAARDCIACAIDYTCSREVFDKPLAGYQLTQAKLADMAVALGTGQLLALHLARLKERGELRPEQVSAGKLNNTRAALAIARECRTLLGANGITLDYPVLRHANNLESVLTYEGTAEVHQLVIGQALTGSSAFR, from the coding sequence ATGAGCACCGTCGACGAGTTGTTCGCGATCGATACGTTGTTGCAGCCCGAGGAACAACAGGTCCGGGACGCCGTGCGCGGGTTCGCCACGCGACGACTGCGCCCCCACCTGGCCGAGTGGTTCGAGTCCGGCACGTTCCCGGCTCGGGAGCTCGCCCCGGAGATGGCGGCGCTCGGCCTGTTCGGCATGCACCTGGACGGCTACGGATGCGCCGGCCTGTCGGCCACCGCGTACGGCCTGGCCTGCCAGGAGCTGGAAGCAGCCGACTCCGGCGCGCGCAGCATGGTGTCGGTGCAGGGCTCGCTGGCCATGACGGCGATTCACCGGTACGGGACCGACGAACAAAAACGTGAGTGGTTACCGCGGATGGCGGCCGGCGATGTGCTCGGCTGTTTCGCCCTCACCGAGCCGGACTACGGCTCGAACCCGGCCGGCATGCGCACCCGCGCGGTCCGCGACGGCAACGACTGGGTGCTGAGCGGGTCCAAGATGTGGATCACCAACGGCACGGTGGCCGACATCGCCGTCGTCTGGGCCCGCACCGAGGAGGGAATAGCCGGCTTTCTGCTGCCCACCGACACACCCGGGTTCGCTGCGCGGGAGATGCGGCACAAGCTGTCGCTCCGTGCCTCACTCACCGCCGAGCTCGACCTCGACGAGGTGCGGTTACCCGGCGACGCCCGGCTTCCCGACGCTCGCGGACTCGCCGGACCGCTGGGTTGCCTGTCGGAAGCCCGATTCGGCATCGTGTTCGGGGCCCTCGGCGCGGCCCGGGACTGCATCGCGTGCGCGATCGACTACACCTGCAGCCGCGAGGTATTCGACAAGCCACTCGCCGGTTATCAACTCACGCAGGCCAAGCTGGCCGACATGGCTGTGGCACTGGGTACCGGGCAGCTGCTCGCCCTCCACCTGGCTCGACTCAAAGAACGAGGCGAGCTCCGGCCGGAGCAGGTGAGCGCCGGGAAGCTGAACAACACCCGGGCCGCGCTTGCGATCGCCCGGGAATGCCGAACCCTGCTCGGCGCCAACGGGATCACCCTCGACTATCCGGTCTTGCGGCATGCCAACAACCTGGAATCGGTACTCACCTACGAGGGCACTGCCGAGGTGCACCAGCTGGTGATCGGGCAGGCGCTCACCGGATCCAGCGCGTTCCGCTGA
- a CDS encoding alpha/beta fold hydrolase, producing MRYLWTDAAVGPGVRGIVAFFHGGAEFGRRPVDLRSLPLLRTRLLRAAAHPRLAGAGLGTALLRFGITGWNGADASPVADARWALDDLDRRAPSCPIAIVGHSMGARAALHVADHPNVRGVLGLAPWFPPDDDVRAVRGKPLVAAHGRQDRVTSPRATRRLLYRAESTGAQARFVDMGPAGHYMLRRHRSWIDVVCTETTAMLDEPG from the coding sequence GTGCGGTACCTCTGGACCGATGCGGCGGTCGGCCCCGGCGTACGCGGAATCGTCGCCTTCTTCCATGGCGGTGCCGAATTCGGTCGGCGGCCGGTCGATCTGCGTTCCCTACCGCTGCTTCGCACCCGACTGCTCCGCGCCGCAGCGCACCCCCGGCTTGCCGGCGCCGGCTTGGGAACAGCCCTGCTGCGATTCGGGATCACCGGCTGGAACGGCGCGGATGCGTCGCCGGTCGCCGACGCCCGCTGGGCCCTGGACGACCTCGACCGCCGTGCGCCGAGCTGCCCGATTGCGATCGTCGGACACTCGATGGGAGCGCGGGCGGCGCTGCACGTCGCCGATCATCCGAACGTCCGGGGAGTCCTCGGCCTCGCACCCTGGTTTCCACCGGACGACGACGTCCGTGCCGTGCGCGGAAAGCCGCTCGTCGCGGCCCACGGACGGCAGGATCGGGTGACCAGTCCGCGGGCGACCCGTCGACTGCTGTACCGCGCCGAATCGACAGGCGCCCAGGCCCGTTTCGTCGATATGGGCCCGGCCGGGCACTACATGCTGCGCCGACACCGCAGCTGGATCGACGTCGTCTGCACCGAGACGACCGCGATGCTCGACGAACCCGGATGA